The Cydia splendana chromosome 7, ilCydSple1.2, whole genome shotgun sequence genome contains the following window.
tccagaaactttcagtatggcccacgtagtCATGTTCATGTTCTTGACTATATTATTTTGGAACTGGTTGAGATTGTCAGCCGAGACTACATCGTCTGGCATTTATTCTGgaatcaaatataaataaaaaaaaccttttacttTCAGGTGAAGGAGATAGAGAAGAGAGACTCAGTGTTGACACCAAAACAACAGATCGAGAGGCTACTTCGCCCTGGCTCCACGTATTTCAATCTGAACCCTTTTGAAGTGTTGCAGCTTGAACCTGACACATCGCTCGATGAGATCAAGAAGAAGTACCGCAGGCTGTCCATCCTCGTCCATCCGGACAAAAACATGGTTAGTTATctgtttttacttttaaatcTAAGTTTGAGCAGACCATTTATGTTGTCAGGTTGTAATTCATTTCAATAGGTTTCAGCAGACTTTTTTATAGATATTTACTAAGTTGAAAAAGCAATTACTATGAaacacattagcataatatcaGGATTAAGCAGAGGACTtgaatatttttctatttttatcaTCTTATGAATGGTTGATTTGTAAATGTACTGTGTTTAGTGTAAAACTCGTTGCACGGGATTGGATTTGCTCAGTTTAGGCGGTTACAGCCGTcaacatttcgtttttatcCACAGATGGATTGGATAACAATTGGTGGCGACCCGAAGCTCCAGAATTTAGGTAAGGATTGAAAAAATGGGACTGATGCCAGAGCGAGTGAAGTGTTAGGAGAATTCCACGGAGTTAGTTTAAGGATACATAACCCACACTAAGGCAAGATGCCAGGGAACGGTCAATTTAGTCAAtccaattttatatttaatgaatTGACAAATAGTTATCATTCCAACAACAAATGTATGCCTCTTGAAGGGATAAGTCTGTGTAACCTTTTTTGTCAACCAAACTtggtacttaggtacttaattattttaaaaagggttttttttttacatttttaaatggCACTGAAACAATACTTTTAGGTTACAATGTTAACCATTTAAAATATAACCAGAATATATTGTGTGTCAGTGCAGATTAGTGTGGACTTAATTATCATGtcacaaattatttattgtaactGCATTGGGTTAGTTTTTGTTCATTAGATCTTTCTTGTATGAAGCAAACATCTTGTAAACATTTGACTTCCTGAAATCACATTTGCTAAATTTACAATGTGCATACACATTTTTGCTCGgaacaaaaattaatttattgttattgtttaaaattatgttaGGGAGAGTGTTGCTTGTCTATAATTATGGTGTACAACTGTCAAACCCTGTGCGGGTTAGAACCATCGCTAGTATGGtacgtaatataataataaaataaaacggtgcaaattatattttgtcaacAATACCAATATCTTTCCAACTTCTGTACGGAACATTAACTAGTCGTATTTCGTAAGGAAACTGGACTAAATAATGAACATGAGAGAAAGCTGGCGTCTATCAGGCCTAGTTTCTCATGTCAATTACTGGTCATACCAAAATATGCATAAAATAGAATATGAATTAACTAGAGGATTGTGTCTCATTGCAGGATGATTCGGAACGGGCACAACAGGCATTTGAGATAGTAAACAGAGCGTGGAAAACCCTGGAGAATGATGACACCAGAAAGAAGTGTTTGGATATCTATCAGGAGGCTAAGGAACGCACTGAACATATGGTGAGATTTGAACTATAAATGCTTACGAGACTCGGAGACAttagataaaaaatataattctaATGTGTCAACATAGCGGCTCTTTGCAGGAAATACTCCTGTAGAAGTCAATTCGACCTAAACTTAGAGAGTGAAGtggcattataaatattataatacttaaatattatgtTGAGATCTAAAAACTATTCATGAATTTTTTTATggtgaaagtttttttttctgttgcTTATTGATTATTAAGAGTAATAACGAATGAAGGCTATAATTTggtttaaaaattaataaaacattAACCATTGTTCTTTCCACATTTTCAGATAGAGCAAAAGAAGAAAAAACAGAGAAAGGAGTCTCGGCAAGCTGAGGGCATACCCGAGGATGATCCTGTCAAGTTCAAACATGCAGTTTATGTTATGACTATGAAGGTATATACTATATCACTATGCTACCCTGCTAAACCAATTAGATGTATCTCAAATGAAAAGCTCTTAGTACATTTTTGCATTTGAAAAACGGTTCATATGACTGACACTTAATCTGACAGTGACACATATCCATAAATCCGCAGCTCTGCATGTTAAATGTTAGTAATACACAATTTCCcgctattaaaataaaagttgtgATTGGTCAATCGCATTTACCCAGGTAAAACCGGTAACCCAGTGTGaaattgtactagtaaccatGGTAAATCCTGGTTTAACCGtttaccccgggttagtggaatggtgcaagtggcccttacagATGAAGagaataattattttccatcgtattttcacggaaatgaCCGAACGTGTCTCGCTACTTCAGTTAGTCCcgatacaaaaagtactgaggttgactgaagcatGTAGcgagcatgacaaatacgaacgtttcagagaaaatacgatggaaaacaattaggtATGCGCTACATCTGTATTCTAGTTTGTTgctaattaatattatacaggatggctaaaaaataactgcattcccgttgctagGGAGATttcgggattatactgagcaaagTTTACTATGGCATCAAACccgaaattgcgaaaaaaaaatttggctgtttcacaCATTTTGTCTGGTCCATTATCTatgagggtaaatttttttttcgcgctTTCGGcgttggttccatagtaaaagttgctcagtataatcccataaCCTCCCTGCCAACGCGAATGCAGtcattttttagccaccgtgtaggTATAGAAAATATTCGGATGAAAGAAACGCCTGGCGTCCgatggctcgttgggtggacgacgtTCGAAAAATCGCAGGGCACTTTTAGATGAGACTTGCCCatgaccgggataagtggcgtacacgaagagaggcctatgctcagcaatGGGCGACTGAATGCTAAAATGATGATATGGAGCGTTTCATGAAATtttctaccgtttgtcccgtacaaacgagaactttctgaagatttgcaggtataagagtttccttttctataacaaatggtcaaaaatatgcacagaaaattagaaaaataatcgcctgttTTAAATGCAGAAAAAAGTCGCAagacaggaaataaaatgcgtttgtacgggacagcccgtggaatgctccatatATAGAAAGTAATGTCTGTATTTACTAGTTTTGACGTTTCGTTTTCCAGTTGTTCGCGGACATGGAGCGCAAGAGGCAGCACTTAGAAACGCGCGACCAGGAGGAGCGGAAACGGAAGCGGGAAGCGGAAATAGAACAGGAGGAACAACTTTCCATGGAAAAGGAGTGGGCTAAGAACTttgaggtatttttttttatccatAACAAAAAATCGTAGATGAAAGCACAGACAAGATTATATTAACCTGTTGTCTACCAAGATGTCAAAAAAAGCACCCCTCTATCTTCCCCGGCCGGGGATCTCCGTCAATTATTCTGTACCCCGTATTTGTTACGGACGGAGATCTCCGGCCATTTTAACCCCAATCGAAAAGCAGTTTTTTGTAAATGAAATTGAAGCTGCTTTTCACCTGCTAATTATCTCGGGTGCAAAAAAAATCGGGCGCAACAAATCTGAGGTTGCCGACGCGTGTGGGGAGCGGGAGAAAAGGCCAACGAACAATTGGCCGGAGATCTCCGGCCTGGGTAGACGACAGGCTAAGGCGCCGTGAATTCAGGTCCTCCTTCGAACGCAGCTCGCTGGGCATTGAGCGGACGGCCGTGCGTGCCCGGGATCGCGGATATCAATGATTTTGAATTATTACTTTTAGTTATGACAAAAATATCGACTAGTTCGATcaaaaataaaagtacctactcattttaTGAAGCAATTTTCATGTTAACAGCTTTTGTGCAATAATCGTGACAAATTTTTAAGGATAATCTTTTGGCGCCTTGTTTCCTCCGCCACTTTTGATGCTGAATGCACATGACTGCTGTTGTGTGTTCTTTCGCTTGTTTGTACAATCGccatatatcggagcggccaaggtgttcacaatatctgaacacgcactctaacgccttggcAATAGAGGCGTGTCCAGATATTTGTAAGCGCCTTGACCTcaccgatatatctgatggatAATGTACAGCGGCACATTCTGTGTAAGTGGATATTGACTTGTTTCATaatcatagaaggtaggatcttATAGAAGTGGtgtacgcgtgcctccgtgagggacaaaacatacgcaatgcgacactacgattggtcgaatttatttgttgcccaccataatacaTACTGTAACAATATTAATTCTCACGGCGCGCGGGCTCGAATACTTTCTCGCTCGCACAGTACTGCGTCACACCGGCCAGCCACCGAGGAGCACCGAGCGCGCACGACGATCGCCGACCGGACGGAATAAAAGCCGCAGTCCGCGCCGCATCAGGACTTAGCTAGCGACTGCCTTAGCGATAGGTACACCTCTGTCCTGTGGCTAGTCTCAATGGGTCGGGAGTTCGATAGCCGCTTGCAGTCTTCTCCCTGACCTCCCTAGGTGTACCTATCGCTAAGGCAGTCGCTAGCTAAGTCCTGATGCGGCGCGGACTGCAGCTTTTATTCCGTCCGGTCGGCGATCGTCGTGCGCGCTCGGTGCTCCTCGGTGGCTGGCCGGTGTGACGCAGTACTGTGCGAGCGAGAAAGTATTCGAGCCCGCGCGCCGTGAGAATTAGTATTGTTACATTATCCCCCTCTGGGACTCGGTAACGTCCCGTGAGAGTACCAGGATCAGTATTGTTACATTCTCTCCCTCTGGTGCTCGATGACGTCCCGTGGGAGTACCAGGATCAGCATTGCTATAGTGTCTCCCTCTGGCACACGTATGTCTGAAGAGAGAGTACCAGGACAGGACTTGTGTAGAACGATGTCTCCTTCAGTTTCGCCAAGTTGGCACTATCTTACAGTTACTGCCTGAGAGGGGGTTCGACGGAACCCTCCCCCTGGAGTGAAGCTGGTCCGAATAGCATACATCAACTGCATTGGTGTCACTGTGGATACTTCTGTTGCTACTTTGTCTTCAAGTTGTATTGTTACTACCTTCTTTAGATGATTCGTCGTTTGCCTCCTTACTTATTTCGTACAGTCCCATTTTTATACGTAGGGTACTTTAGAAAAATAATGTCGGGTAGGTGTAACTTCTTCTTTAAAAGAGCGGGTAGTTGTCATTGTTGAGCGTGACAACTCACAATATAAAAAAACCAAGGGACAGTCTATGAACCTATCGCCAAGGGACCTAGGTAAGTCTGGGAGAAGACTGCAAGTGGGCTATCGAACTCCAGACTCATTATGACTCGCCAAAGGACAGAGGTGTACCTATCGCTAAGGCTGCCTCTAGCTAAGTTAGTAAGTAGCTAAAAGTAGCAAGTAAGTAGCTAAAATTACtcaatttacggtggggaataaaaaaaagtgagactgtgacaaggacaaacaataatagcgctttcgctgctactcctactgaaagatacataagactgtcccgttctgtcagttgaCCCCatcactcatgccagatccagtttaAATACTTCATGTTTCACATTGCAGGAATCTCGACAAAACCGCGTGGACAGCTGGAAGACCTTCCAGTCCGGCAGCGGCggggagaagaagaagaagaagaaaaacatGATGAACTTCAAGCCGCCCAAGCCCAAGCCGGAGAGCAGATAACTTGCAGCCGTATTGCAATACGTTAGTTTTACTCTAGTTTTAGTGGTCGTGTGAAGTTTGATGGGGCATTCCACTAGAATGCCCCTTACGCACAGACGGAGCACATAAGCCTGcattgttgcctgatttaaactgttaaataaataaggcagtcgaggtcaccacacataAGCACTCTCGTACAAACTTTGTATGGGAACGCGACCACTTATTAAAGTGGCGCCCACAATTACGATcagtaccattgaccggggtgactttcaaatgcaggggcgactttaaaattctagttttaaagccataatatatatttatgcgtatttttttacagtaggtgaatatgaatatatagtaatctaactagttacaggaacattttcagtaaataataaataatggtaattctatagccgttttaaatctatcaaagtaaccccggtctacggtactcGTTTaaattagggctgatttagacggcgcgcgaacttgcatgcgattttagttacattgcggactgttggttacgtcccaTTCAACCGACcgttcaaaaaccgcaatgaaatgaaactcgcatgcgagttctcgcatcgtctaaatgagcccatAAAAATATGAACAAAATCTTGCTTTGGGGGTGTATCTGGGCTATTATAGTATAAAATGGTGTGAAATATAACTCGGTGTTGCTGACCAATTCGTAGTATTTTCCAAGTGAAATTGCACCTATGCGTGGTGACCTCCTGTTCTTTGTAAACGCTTCATAAAACGGTGTCTGGGTAGTCTGTGTACGTAACGCCAGTATTTTAATACTTCTGAAAATGCTGAGGAACCTATATTGGGTAGTGTTGGGTAGGtaagactcgagtcctttgagtcctctgcttcaaGACTCGACTTAGTTTTTCAGACTCTTTTAATTAATtctaaactcgagttcttttcagCTTGATAGAGACTTGAGTCCTTTTCAGAGAACTCtcgatttttttacaaacagTTTTGAAATGCAAATCCACAAATTATACATAAAGATAATTTGTGGATTAGGTacacaaataatacaataacGCCTAATTTCTTTACTGTTATTTAGGAAAAACCTATTTTAAAAAATGACGTAGCATTTGTTAACTGATAAAATTATACACAATACAAAtataagttcaatataacatgacATTCTTTAACTACTACATTACAAGAGTTAAAACACACacaacatttttaaatttttgacccTGACCCTGGAGGGTTTGTCACCTCGTTGCTCGATTGCGTTGGGTCTAATGGACAGACTAACTTACAAATGGACTGCGTTATGGAATAACGAACTACTTAGTTCGTTATTCCATAAGGCAGTCCAAATATCCATTAATTTGTCGAAGAAGACGGAATTAATGTCAGTTTGCACTTCCTGTGTACGAGTATGCGTGAAATTGCCACAGTGCTTCTTAAACATCTCAAACGGTGTTTCGAAGCAAACCATTTGGCGCTTTGCATTTAGTTTCATTTGAAAATTGAAGGGAAACTCTTCCTCGCCCTCGGAGCAGCTGCTGCTACCGGAGCTGCTGCTGCTACCGGAGCTGCTAGAACTGCCTTTGCTCTCATTGTCGGGGCGCGCTGGCTCTACTGCTGGGGTTCCGCTCGCGAGCTGTCTGCAGACGGCAGCGTGGGAGCTTTGAGGGGCGATATTAGCGAGGGTGTATAGTGACGAGTGCCTGTTTTTGATTGTGGCTCTATGAACTCTAGTAGTTCGGCGGGTATACCCGAGTCACTCGTTATACGCGGTTGGGGGATGTACGGTGTCGGCGGTTGATGTTCAGTAAACGGTTGTGACTGGACGTGTTCTGGTTCAGAGGGCATGTGCGCGGCCGGATCGGGTTGTTCCTCTTCATAAAGCATGTGCGCGGCCGGATCGGGTCGTTCCTGTTCATAATGCATCTGTGCGGTCGGATCGGGTCGTTCCTGTTCATAATGCATGTGTGCGGCTTGATCGGGCCGTTCCTGTTCATAATGCATCTGTGCGGCCGGATCGGGTCGTTCCTGTTCATAATGCATCTGTGCGGCCGGATCGGGTCGTTCCTGTTCATAATGCATCTGTGCGGTCGGATCGGGTCGTTCCTGTTCATAATGCATGTGTGCGGCTTGATCGGGCCGTTCCTGTTCATAATGCATCTGTGCGGCCGGATCGGGTCGTTCCTGTTCATAATGCATCTGTGCGGCCGGATCGGGTCGTTCCTGTTCATAATGCATCTGTGCGGCCGGATCGGGTTGTACGGGATTATAATCGTTGTAATTGTATGCTGAATTATCAATCTGTGACTCGGATTGATGCGGGAGCTGCGCCGATTGTTGTTGCTGCTTGAACCACGTCTCCAAAGGTTGTTGCTGTTGTTGATGGAAATTAATGGTCGGCGCTGGCTTGTGGCGTTTTATCTGGGCGAGCGTGCGTTCCATTTCCAGCTTCCCTCGTTTCCAAATTTCGTTTGACAACGTGTTTGTAAGCCGGACGCGGCTAGCTAAATAACTTTCAGTGATTAACACTTTGCACGCCGACGTTATAATCCAATGTCGCACTCCGACAGTCGATCACGAGCTCCACTCGTGATGCTCTTGTACCCAACCAAGTACGCCGCGTGTTTTTTAAAGCGTCATCTGTGGTTCGCCGGCGTTTTTCGGTGAAATTGtaagatttataaaaaaataattagcgTATATATAGGAACAATTCTTTTTGTATTTGGAGGGTGATTTCATATATTTTaaggataaaaataaaacaatgtgtttatatatttatttttattttaaaactatagTACTAGTAAAGTAAAGCTCGAGGacccaaaaaaattatcaaATGCCTTGGTAAGGTTCCGATACAATAGGTAAATACTTTCGCTGATATCTTCTTCTTCATTGCTTATGGGGCGTTTTATTCCCGGTTTGGTAGTCGTTGTTGTCGGGTGGACATGTAAACAGTGAATATTGTACACACTAGAATTCATTGCAACACCACAGCAGAAGTAATTGGAcgttctttttttttctgtatgTAGTCACCGAAGTCCGTATGCGATTCTCGACGCCGTAGGTACCTGTGACATTTGCTTCCAAAAATGTTTTGACGAATAGCGTCTGGTCGGCAGATAATAGGTCGACCGTAACATTTCGACGGCCGCCACTACGCGAGAAATATTTGTGCTTGTATTCAATATTAATAGGATTACTGTTCTCATCTAGCGAGATATACTCGCTAGCACCCGGTTTAATTCCGTGGTTGCATGTTCTCCTATTTCACGGATCACTTGTTCGTTTAGTTGAAAATCATAGTCTCTCCGGTGGGCATCCCAATAGTTTTCAGGTACCGAATCGCCGCCAAATACTTTATTATAAACCAGATGGAAAGTTTTTTAAGCGCAGAGTCTCCTAAAAACGAGCTGTTCTCCAAATTCAGACTGAAAGTactcgagttcctaccaacactaaTATTGGGTCTGGTATTATTTCATGACTTGGCTAATACATTAGCAGATTCTCAAGCTTTACGGATTTTATGAGGTAGCTGCCTTACAAGGAAAAAGCGTTACGTAAGCGACATTCTCATGGAATGCCCCTGTTCAGGTTTGGACTGGTAAGAGTCAAAACATTTTTGCTGTCTTGTTCTATGCCCCAGAAAAGTGTCAATGTAGTTCTATGGGATGAAatgatgtttttattttttctgatATTAAATGACGAGAATGTGATTCAATAAACATTGTCTTCTGTCAAAAAAAGTCACTACTTTTTCACATGACAGACATGAAGACAGAAAACAAAATCGCGTCAGTTTGGTCAGAACCAAGACAATGAAAAATAATTTGACCCAAATTCGAGTCGATTCTTAGCCTGAATTTAAGTCTGAAAATAAGTTTGTTTGACGAGTTGGTCTTACAAGATTTCACGTTTTTTCAACCTACAACTTCAAACCAGCTCCATTGATGATATGATGGGTTATGAGAACGCCGCCATTAAGAATATTTATAAAGAATTAAGTAGTCATCATTAAAATGGACTCTAATCTTCAACCAATCTAAAATCCTTCTATGCGATCAATGCGGGAGAAGAGCGTCTATCATGTAAGACCGTCTACAGGCGTCTTCCTGTAtctaaggatggtattccatctgtccaatattttGCTCCAATTtccgtctcacattttgcttaatgagagagtgagatgcaatgcacattggacagatGATATACCAAGTCGGcga
Protein-coding sequences here:
- the LOC134792405 gene encoding dnaJ homolog subfamily C member 8; amino-acid sequence: MSAHPGPVESFDEFYSEVKEIEKRDSVLTPKQQIERLLRPGSTYFNLNPFEVLQLEPDTSLDEIKKKYRRLSILVHPDKNMDDSERAQQAFEIVNRAWKTLENDDTRKKCLDIYQEAKERTEHMIEQKKKKQRKESRQAEGIPEDDPVKFKHAVYVMTMKLFADMERKRQHLETRDQEERKRKREAEIEQEEQLSMEKEWAKNFEESRQNRVDSWKTFQSGSGGEKKKKKKNMMNFKPPKPKPESR